The Enterobacter asburiae sequence GTACTATCATTTATAGGGATATGTTGTTAATTTGTGCCTGAATTAGATAACAGACATGTAACTGTTAATACCTGCGCTTTTTCGTCATAACAATGTAAACGCTGTAATTTTATTATCCAGGACCTACCCGTGAATAACGAAGAAATATCTCTTTCAGCGTCAGTAACGTTCGTACCGGAAAAATCATCTCTGGCAACCGTGGAGCATGGTGATATACACCTGACGCCCAACGAGCGTCGTTTGCTGGAGTTGATACTCAGCGGCAAATGTAAAAAAGAGACCATATTTGAAGAGATCTGGCTCAACCAGGGCATGATTGTTAGCGAATCCAGTTATCACCAGCTTATAAAAATGCTGCGCCGCAAGCTGCAAAATGCCGGCTTGCCGGGCTCGATCATTAAAACCATTCCCCGTTATGGTGTGGTACTGGCACCCTGCGAAACGCAGGGCAGTGAGGCAGCTTGCCCGCCAGAAGTGCCTGATAACGCGCCTTCTCCCACTCCCGTTGATTGCCCGTCGCTGCCTGCTATCACGGCGGAGCCAATGAAAACGCCGTCACGTCAATACGGGGCTTTGCTGACGGTGTTGTGCAGCTTGTTGATTATCCTTCCCACGCTGGTGGTGGTCTGCACGGCGGACACGCCGCAGGCCTTTCAGGAAAATATTTACGTGGATGGCGTCATGTTTCATCTCTCTTCGCTGCGCAGTGTCGATCGGCAGGCGCTGGCGCGAAAGCGGCATGACCTGCCGGCGGGTATCAATAATGTTTACATCGCGTCGAACGGTCCGAAAGTGTTTGTTGCGCAATGTGAAGGCGAACTATCTAAGGAGGGAAAATGCGGTTACGAATACTATTCGTCATATTGAGCGTTTGCATCAGCGTTTCACTGGGGGGCGTGCTGGCTTACCTGACCAGCGGCTACCTGGAGAGCAGAATGGTGCCTGTCGAGCCCTGCAGCAGCGTCATTCGTAACGGCAAGTTTATCGATGAAAGCCTGGAACATTACCAGTTTAATGGTGTGATCACCTGGTGGCCTAAACTGCACAGGCTAACGTTATTTGGTGTAAAAACCGATGAGGCCGGAAATCGGGTATTCAACCGAACCCTGCAGTTAAAATCGGTGACACAGAAAGGAAACGTCATCAATGGTCGGGTGGCAGAATTAAAAATTGCCGTTGGCGATCAACTTCCGCAGAAGACTTTTCTGATAAGTGAAGATGATCAGTATATTAATCTGTTATTCAAGCCGATTAATAAAAATAGCTGGCTAATGAAAATTAACGATAACTGGGTAGCAATGTGTGAGTATAAGTAATCTCACGTGAATCTTATTATAAGACATATCCAGGCTGGCGAGTTTTAAATCTGCTGCTGCGGTTAGCTGTTCTCCTGTTTTCAGGGAGATGAATATCCTATCTTGCGGGACAGTATTTCATTATTAAACCTGGAGCAGGATATCTCCCATGTTAAAGAAAAATAAAATATCTCTGAGCGCTATTGCCGCAGGCCTGGCGTTAAGCGGAATGCTGGTCAGCACGTTTAGCCATGCGGCCGCAACCGACGCCGCCTCACAGATGCCGGATATCAGTCAGAAAAAAATTCTCGTCGGTTATTGGCACAACTGGGGAATTAACCCGGAAGAGATAGACAAAGCGCGCGGCTATCAGGGAGGCTTACCTTCTGATATGTCGCTGCGTGAAGTGCCGAGAGGCTACAACGTCGTCAACGTCTCCTTCATGAAAGTCATGGATGGGCAGAGCGGGAATATCCCCACCTTCAAACCCTACAACGCGAGCGATGAGGAGTTCCGCGCTCAGGTTGCAGAGCTGAACGAGCAGGGGCGCGCGGTGTTGATTTCACTGGGCGGCGCTGACGCGCACATTGCACTGAACAAAGACCAGACTGAAGCGCTTGCGGCGGAGATTATTCGCCTGACCGATCGCTATGGTTTTGATGGTCTTGATATCGACCTGGAGCAGACGGCCATTACTGCGGCTGACAACAGTAAGGT is a genomic window containing:
- a CDS encoding helix-turn-helix domain-containing protein; translated protein: MNNEEISLSASVTFVPEKSSLATVEHGDIHLTPNERRLLELILSGKCKKETIFEEIWLNQGMIVSESSYHQLIKMLRRKLQNAGLPGSIIKTIPRYGVVLAPCETQGSEAACPPEVPDNAPSPTPVDCPSLPAITAEPMKTPSRQYGALLTVLCSLLIILPTLVVVCTADTPQAFQENIYVDGVMFHLSSLRSVDRQALARKRHDLPAGINNVYIASNGPKVFVAQCEGELSKEGKCGYEYYSSY